A stretch of the Acanthochromis polyacanthus isolate Apoly-LR-REF ecotype Palm Island chromosome 22, KAUST_Apoly_ChrSc, whole genome shotgun sequence genome encodes the following:
- the LOC110967925 gene encoding NACHT, LRR and PYD domains-containing protein 12-like isoform X10 encodes MTSEVLLNILEDLDDKELSTFQWFLQKSNNVQGLPAIRKRKLQTPSTCDTVDVMVETYGLQRAVQVTRVILEKISRNDLLQRLPASSSGPEVHVSDVGETSENREPSSSQTQPPLPQTEDETVPVPEPRPITYYQQKLQSNLQDTFKVTTEGWAEDEQRLVDIYTELYITAGRDVHVNTQHEVLQIDKVWKPSDTEIQIQPRDIFKHPSGKDIPIRTVLTNGIAGIGKTFLVRKFVLDWTEERTNQDVHLIFPFTFRALNSLQGKEFGLAELIHFCIPETKDVTVEALNYIFTALQSSGNSNYHKSRFKLLFVFDGLDESRLHLDFDVNNIPSVDITKSTKIEVLLRELFSGKLLRSARLWITTRPAAANQIPQNLINTTTEVRGFTDPQKEEYFWKRFKEQASRIISHMETSRSLYIMCHIPVFCWITATVLEELLEIREGGDLPRTLTEMYAEFLRFQIDHTSEKYSLEKCINYIKSLAKLAFEQLQKGNLIFYEKDLKESGINVSEASVYSGVFTEIFKAERRRKQKDKMFSFIHLSVQEFLAALHVHLTFINSGISLLEEQQQTTSWWSEMFQSYSTGFYQTAVDEALQSPNGHLDLFLRFLLGLSLPTNQNLLQGLLTQTGSCSQTNQKTVEYIKEKISENVSAERSINLFYCLNELNDVSLAEEIQQSMRSGSLSTDELSPAQWSALVFILLSSEEHLDMFDLKKYSASEEALLRLLPVVKASKKVVLSGCNLSERSCGALSSVLSSQSSSVTELDLSHNNLQDSGVESLSAGLENSHCKLEALRLSGCLVTEEGCASLASALSFNPSNLRELDLSYNHPGDSGEKMLRAKVEDSHCRLETLRVMPAGDRWLTPGLRKYSCQLTVDTNTVHRKLKLSDNNRKVTHVEEDQLYPDYPHRFEYWDQLLCRTDLTGRCYWEVEWRGGVDISVSYRGIRRKGDIDDCVFGFNDQSWSLICSDRGYYVCHNNSPTPIRSSSVSHRVSVYIDIPAGTLSFYRVSSDSLIHLHTFNTTFTQHLYPGFGFWYPGSSVFLF; translated from the exons ATGACGTCAGAGGTCCTCTTGAACATCCTGGAGGATCTGGATGACAAGGAGCTGTCTACATTCCAGTGGTTCCTACAGAAATCCAACAATGTTCAAGGCCTTCCAGCCATCAGAAAGAGGAAACTACAGACACCAAGCACGTGTGACACTGTGGATGTGATGGTGGAGACTTATGGACTTCAGAGAGCTGTGCAGGTGACCAGGGTGATTTTAGAGAAGATCTCTAGGAATGATCTGCTGCAGAGGTTGCCTGCCAGCAGCTCAGGACCAGAAG tgcatGTTAGTGATGTTGGGGAGActtcagagaacagagaaccttcctcctctcagactcagcctcctcttcctcagactgaag ATGAGACAGTTCCGGTACCAGAACCACGTCCCATCACATATTACCAACAGAAGCTTCAGTCAAACCTCCAGGATACGTTTAAGGTTACAACAGAGGGGTGGGCAGAAGATGAGCAGCGTTTGGTTGATATCTACACAGAGCTATACATCACAGCTGGCCGGGATGTGCACGTCAACACACAGCATGAGGTCCTACAGATTGACAAGGTGTGGAAGCCATCAGACACAGAGATACAGATCCAACCCAGAGACATTTTCAAGCATCCTTCTGGAAAAGACATACCCATCAGAACAGTGCTGACCAATGGGATTGCGGGGATTGGAAAAACGTTCCTCGTGCGTAAGTTTGTGTTGGACTGGACCgaagaaagaaccaatcaagaCGTGCATCTTATTTTCCCATTCACTTTCCGAGCCCTGAATTCACTGCAAGGAAAAGAGTTTGGTTTGGCAGAGCTCATTCATTTCTGTATCCCAGAAACTAAAGACGTCACAGTGGAGGCTCTGAATTATATCTTTACAGCTCTGCAGTCATCAGGAAACAGCAACTACCACAAGAGCAgattcaaactgctgtttgtgtttgatggacTGGACGAAAGTCGCCTTCATCTGGACTTTGATGTCAACAACATTCCCTCCGTGGACATAACAAAGTCAACTAAAATAGAAGTCCTGCTGAGGGAACTTTTCAGTGGAAAACTGTTGCGCTCAGCTCgactctggataaccacacgacctgcagcagccaatcagatccctcaaAACCTCATCAACACTACaacagaggtcagagggttcaccgacccacagaaggaggagtacttctgGAAGAGATTCAAGGAGCAGGCCAGCAGGATCATCTCCCACATGGAGACATCGCGAAGCCTCTACATCATGTgtcacatcccagtgttctgctggatcactgctacagttctggaggagctgctggaaatcagagagggaggagatctgcccagaaccctgactgagatgtatgCAGAGTTTCTAAGATTTCAGATTGATCACACAAGTGAGAAGTACAGTCTAGAAAAGTGCATTAATTACATTAAGTCTTTAGCTAAACTGGCTTTTGAACAGCTGCAAAAGGgcaacctgatcttctatgagaaaGATCTGAAAGAAAGTGGCATCAATGTGAGtgaagcctcagtgtactcaggagtgttcacagagATCTTCAAAGCAGAGCGAAGACggaaacagaaagacaagaTGTTCAGCTTCATCCACctgagtgttcaggagtttctggctgctcttcatgtccatctgaccttcatcaactctggaatcagcctgctggaagaacaacaacaaacaacatcctggtggtctgaaatgTTCCAAAGTTATTCAACAGGTTTCTACCAGACAGCTGTGGAtgaggccttacagagtccaaacggacacctggacttgttcctgcgctttctcctgggtctgtcactgccaaccaatcagaatctcctacaAGGCCTGctcacacagacaggaagttgctcacagaccaatcagaaaacagtagAGTATatcaaggagaagatcagtgagaatgtgtctgcagagagaagcatcaatctgttctactgtctgaatgaactaaACGATGTTTCTCTGGCagaggagatccaacagtcaATGAGATCAGGAAgtctgtccacagatgaactgtctcctgctcagtggtcagctctggtcttcatcttactgtcatcagaagaacatctggacatgtttgacctgaagaaatactctgcttcagaggaggctcttctgaggctgctgccagtggtcaaagcctccaagaaagttgt actgagtggctgtaatctgtcagagagaagctgtggagctctgtcctcagtcctcagctcccagtcctccagtgtgacagaacTGGACCTGAGtcacaacaacctgcaggattcaggagtggagagtctttctgctggactggagaattcccactgtaaactggaagctctcag gctgtcaggctgtctggtcacagaggaaggctgtgcttctctggcctcagctctgagcttcaatccctcaaatctgagagagctggacctgagctacaaccatccaggagactcaggagagaagatgctcaGGGCTAAAGTGGAAGATTCACACTGTAGACTtgaaactctcag ggtgatGCCTGCTGGAGACCGATGGTTaacaccaggtctgaggaagt attcctgtcaactcacagtcgacacaaacacagtacacagaaaactgaaactgtctgacaacaacaggaaggtgacacatgtggaggaggatcagttGTATCCTGATTATCCACACAGGTTTGAATACTGGGACCAGCTGTTATGTAGAACTGatctgactggtcgctgttactgggaggtcgAGTGGAGAGGAGGGGTTgatatatcagtgagttacagaggaatcagaaggaaaggagacaTTGATGACTGTGTGTTCGGAtttaatgatcagtcctggagtctgatctgctctgatcGTGGTTACTATGTCTGTCACAATAACAGTCCAACAcccatcaggtcctcctcagtctctcacagagtttcagtttatattgacattcctgctggaactctgtccttctacagagtctcctctgactctctgatccacctccacaccttcaacaccacattcactcaacATCTCTACCCTGGATTTGGATTCTGGTATcctggttcctcagtgtttctgttctga